One window from the genome of Acomys russatus chromosome 30, mAcoRus1.1, whole genome shotgun sequence encodes:
- the Gcnt4 gene encoding beta-1,3-galactosyl-O-glycosyl-glycoprotein beta-1,6-N-acetylglucosaminyltransferase 4, which produces MKIFRCCFKYTLQQKLLILLLALWLLSLFKLLNVGSLLFPQRGIYLVEYSLSTSPFVRNRFPPTEDVVRDEVNCSGVYEHEPLEIGKSLEIRQRNIIDLEDGDVVVMTSDCDIYHTLRRYHEKHVSREEKSFPIAYSLVVHKDAIMVERLIHAIYNPHNIYCIHYDLKSPDAFKAAMNNLAKCFSNIFIASKLEAVEYAHISRLQADMNCLSDLLKSSVQWKYVINLCGQDFPLKSNFELVSELKKLQGRNMLETVRPPTGKMERFTYHHELRQVPYEYMKLPVKTNISKKAPPHNIEVFVGSAYFVLSQAFVKYVFNSSLVEDFFAWSKDTYSPDEHFWATLIRIPGIPGEIPRSSQDVSDLQSKTRLVKWNYYEGFFYPNCTGSHLRSVCIYGAAELRWLIKEGHWFANKFDSKVDPILIKCLAEKLEEQQRKLATVSSEMLITDGNPKATRRKITRDLRVSDTEI; this is translated from the coding sequence ATGAAGATATTCAGATGTTGCTTTAAATACACTCTTCAGCAAAAACTCCTCATCCTGCTCTTAGCCCTGTGGCTGCTCTCCTTGTTCAAGCTGCTAAATGTGGGCAGCCTTCTCTTCCCTCAAAGAGGCATCTACTTGGTCGAGTATTCCCTAAGCACCTCGCCGTTTGTAAGAAACAGGTTCCCCCCCACTGAGGACGTGGTCAGGGATGAAGTCAACTGCTCAGGGGTCTACGAGCACGAGCCTTTGGAAATCGGCAAGAGTCTGGAAATCAGACAGCGAAACATTATCGACTTGGAGGATGGTGATGTCGTGGTGATGACAAGCGACTGTGACATTTACCACACCCTAAGACGGTACCATGAGAAGCATGTTTCAAGGGAGGAGAAGAGCTTCCCGATAGCCTATTCGCTGGTCGTCCACAAAGACGCAATTATGGTCGAGCGGCTGATCCATGCTATTTATAACCCACACAATATTTACTGTATCCACTATGACCTCAAGTCACCGGACGCGTTCAAAGCTGCCATGAACAACTTAGCTAAGTGCTTCTCCAATATTTTTATTGCTTCCAAGTTAGAGGCTGTGGAGTATGCCCACATTTCCAGGCTCCAGGCTGACATGAATTGCTTATCAGACCTTCTCAAGTCTTCCGTTCAGTGGAAGTACGTCATCAACCTATGTGGGCAAGACTTCCCCCTGAAGTCAAACTTTGAATTAGTGTCGGAGCTGAAAAAACTCCAAGGAAGGAATATGTTAGAGACAGTGAGACCTCCCACTGGTAAAATGGAAAGGTTCACTTACCACCATGAGCTCAGACAGGTGCCTTATGAATATATGAAGTTGCCAGTAAAAACGAACATCTCCAAGAAAGCCCCGCCTCATAATATCGAGGTGTTTGTGGGCAGTGCCTATTTTGTTTTAAGTCAAGCGTTTGTTAAATATGTTTTCAACAGCTCCCTCGTTGAGGACTTTTTTGCCTGGTCTAAAGATACGTACTCTCCCGATGAACACTTTTGGGCTACCTTAATCCGGATACCAGGGATACCCGGAGAGATTCCCAGGTCATCCCAGGACGTGTCTGACCTGCAGAGTAAGACCCGGCTGGTGAAATGGAATTACTATGAAGGCTTTTTCTACCCCAATTGCACTGGCTCTCACCTTCGAAGCGTGTGCATTTATGGAGCTGCAGAACTACGGTGGCTTATAAAGGAAGGGCATTGGTTTGCAAATAAGTTTGATTCTAAAGTGGACCCCATCTTGATTAAATGTCTCGCAGAAAAGCTTGAAGAGCAACAGAGAAAGTTGGCCACTGTGTCTTCAGAAATGCTCATTACAGATGGAAATCCCAAAGCCACACGTCGCAAGATCACTAGAGACCTAAGGGTGTCTGACACAGAGATTTAA